A region of the Deltaproteobacteria bacterium genome:
TGCCGAGGCGATTATCCTGCATCAAAAGGTGGGGAGGCGCGAGGCGCACCTGCGATCCATCGAAATGCTCAAGAAAGTGGGGATTCCGAATCCCGATAAACGGGTGGATGATTATCCGCATCAAATGAGCGGCGGGATGCGCCAGCGGGTGATGATCGCCATGGCCTTGTCCTGCAATCCGGAGCTCCTGATCGCCGACGAGCCGACAACAGCGCTGGATGTCACCATTCAGGCGCAGATTCTGGATCTGATGCATCAATTGATCGACGAAATGGGAATGTCGCTCTTGCTCATCACACATGATCTTGGCATTGTGGCCGAACATGCGCAGAATGTGGCGGTGATGTATGCGGGGCAGATTGTGGAGGAGGCGGAGGTCAAAGAGATATTCGCTCATCCTCTGCATCCGTATACGAAGGGGCTGATCGAATCGATTCCGAGTCTGAAAAAAAGGGGGGAGGCCCGTTTAAGAACGATTCCCGGCATGGTGCCGAATTTGGCCAGTCTCCCGCTGGGGTGTCATTTCGCCGA
Encoded here:
- a CDS encoding ABC transporter ATP-binding protein — its product is MTIPRGGIQALVGESGCGKSVTAMSVLRLIPEPPGKIVSGQILLHSKNGFPADLLKLSEKEMCAIRGNRIAMIFQEPMTSLNPVFTVGNQIAEAIILHQKVGRREAHLRSIEMLKKVGIPNPDKRVDDYPHQMSGGMRQRVMIAMALSCNPELLIADEPTTALDVTIQAQILDLMHQLIDEMGMSLLLITHDLGIVAEHAQNVAVMYAGQIVEEAEVKEIFAHPLHPYTKGLIESIPSLKKRGEARLRTIPGMVPNLASLPLGCHFADRCERVKEDCRGGDIMLEEKMKGHWARCIHPY